The Vespula vulgaris chromosome 3, iyVesVulg1.1, whole genome shotgun sequence DNA window ATCGAGTTAAAAAGATAgttgtttaaattttaaaagttCTTCGGCGAATTCTCCAATCTCCATTTTCGTAATTTATGGGATTTTTCCAGCAGATACTTTATAAGATCCTTTGCCGGTCGAATCAATATTTGCGGCACTACTGCTGTAAACACCTTTTGCACCTTGCACGCTACCACTTTGATTTGCTCCTTCGTCTATGCCACCAATACGAGAGAATATACTAAAATTTGAATAGAAATAATCGTGACATATTAAAGAATGATATGTTAGGCAATAATTAAcataaacaaatttctttaaggcaaatatcatcgaataactataactttatatttattaattataatatccaCAAACTATAATAcccataatttttaatcataaaaatgaatataataatatgaagtAATATTTTTGGATATATGCTAATTAATGATAGAAGCTAATATCTTGTGTAGAATTTTGTATAGAATTTTTTGTAGAATTTTTATCATGCCtggtaaatatgtaaatttctctgatactatatatttatgatgtaGACTTAGATTTATCAATAACTTACTCTGTACCAGGGCCATGACCACCATGACCACCATAGCCACCATTGCAGCTTCCACCAcaaccaccacctccaccagaGCTTCCTGCGTTAGCACTAGCTTGTGCATTTGCACTTGCACTagcaccaccactaccataTCCACCTCCACTTCCACCTAAACCTCCACCTAAACCTCCACCTAAACCTCCTCCTAAACCTCCACCTAAGCCTCCACCAAGTCCTCCACCGTgtccacctccaccaccgaGGCCTCCACCAAGACCTCCACCGagtcctccacctcctccatgACCTCCGCCGCTACTTCCTCCATATCCACCAGAACCTATAGGTATCATCCAACAGTTTTAATATCGTATGtcatatatatctttgctGTAAAGCTAATACATAAAACATCATAGATTTGTTTACCTGCCGATCCACCACCATATCCACCGGAACCACTACTTCCACCTCCGTATCCACCACTACCACCGTAACCACCACCAGAACCGCCACCGaaacctccaccaccaccttggccaccaccaccgccgtaacctgaatttttcgattataaatatatagtttatattatttattatttcaagtaTAAGTAATAccctatatattttatttacctcCGCCGATTGGTGTGCCTTTTACAGGACCACCTCCATATCCACCAGATCCACTACCCCCACTTCCGTATCCACCGGCTCCGCTACCACCGTATCCACCAGATCCACTTCCACCTCCGCAACCACCACTTCCACAACCACCACCGCCTAATCCTCCTCCATGACCACCGCCTAATCCACTTCCACCTCCATATCCGCCGCTTCCGCCACTTCCATAACCACCGCTTCCGCTTCCGCCACCTCCGTAGCCACCACTTCCGCTTCCGCCACCTCCATAGCCACCACTTCCGCTTCCGCCACCTCCGTAACCACCGCTTCCGCCACCTCCATGACCTCCGCCTAATCCGCTACCACCTCCTAATCCGCTTCCACCGCCTCCGTAACCACCGCCTCCACTACTACCATGACCTCCGCCTAATCCACTTCCACCACCTCCATAACCACCGCTTCCGCCACCTCCATATCCACCTCCTCCGCTTCCACCACCTCCATATCCACCTCCTCCGCTTCCACCACCTCCATATCCACCGGATCCGCTACCACCTCCGCAACCACCAGTTCCACAACCACCGCCGCCCAATCCTCCTCCGTGACCACCGCCTAATCCACTACCACCTCCTAatccgccgccaccaccatgACCACCGCCACCTCCTAATCCACCACCATATCCACCTGCTCCAGCGTTGGCATTGGCGCTGGATAGGGCTGACGATTTTCCTCCTGCTTGTGCACTAGCTTGTGCACTTGAGCTTGCATAACTGTTTGCACCACTACCATATGCATTAGCGTTGGCAGAGCTGCTTGCTGAACTGTATGCACCGGAACCTCCACCATATCCAGCACCTCTCTTTTCGCGAAGAGTATTTATTACTGGATCATGGATCTTCTTcgtataagaaagaaacgatactGTTGacagagaattaaaaaatatgtcagAAATTACTAATAGATCCATAAATTAggttatatttta harbors:
- the LOC127062630 gene encoding uncharacterized protein LOC127062630 isoform X2, producing MWKHRAIGLLALLAILVSVHAEVSFLSYTKKIHDPVINTLREKRGAGYGGGSGAYSSASSSANANAYGSGANSYASSSAQASAQAGGKSSALSSANANAGAGGYGGGLGGGGGHGGGGGLGGGSGLGGGHGGGLGGGGCGTGGCGGGSGSGGYGGGGSGGGGYGGGGSGGGGYGGGGSGGYGGGGSGLGGGHGSSGGGGYGGGGSGLGGGSGLGGGHGGGGSGGYGGGGSGSGGYGGGGSGSGGYGGGGSGSGGYGSGGSGGYGGGSGLGGGHGGGLGGGGCGSGGCGGGSGSGGYGGSGAGGYGSGGSGSGGYGGGPVKGTPIGGGSGGYGGSSGGGHGGGGGLGGGLGGGLGGGGGHGGGLGGGLGGGLGGGLGGGLGGGLGGSGGGYGSGGASASANAQASANAGSSGGGGGCGGSCNGGYGGHGGHGPGTDIFSRIGGIDEGANQSGSVQGAKGVYSSSAANIDSTGKGSYKVSAGKIP
- the LOC127062630 gene encoding uncharacterized protein LOC127062630 isoform X1, whose protein sequence is MWKHRAIGLLALLAILVSVHAEVSFLSYTKKIHDPVINTLREKRGAGYGGGSGAYSSASSSANANAYGSGANSYASSSAQASAQAGGKSSALSSANANAGAGGYGGGLGGGGGHGGGGGLGGGSGLGGGHGGGLGGGGCGTGGCGGGSGSGGYGGGGSGGGGYGGGGSGGGGYGGGGSGGYGGGGSGLGGGHGSSGGGGYGGGGSGLGGGSGLGGGHGGGGSGGYGGGGSGSGGYGGGGSGSGGYGGGGSGSGGYGSGGSGGYGGGSGLGGGHGGGLGGGGCGSGGCGGGSGSGGYGGSGAGGYGSGGSGSGGYGGGPVKGTPIGGGYGGGGGQGGGGGFGGGSGGGYGGSGGYGGGSSGSGGYGGGSAGSGGYGGSSGGGHGGGGGLGGGLGGGLGGGGGHGGGLGGGLGGGLGGGLGGGLGGGLGGSGGGYGSGGASASANAQASANAGSSGGGGGCGGSCNGGYGGHGGHGPGTDIFSRIGGIDEGANQSGSVQGAKGVYSSSAANIDSTGKGSYKVSAGKIP